The following is a genomic window from Bordetella petrii.
ATTCACTTCGATTTTGTTGGACTCAACACCTTGCACGGTCCCGCCGCCACCTTCCCGGGGCGCGAACAGGCCAACGAGCTGCCCGAAGTCGGGCTGCGTTGCGCGGTGCGTACACGCACGGCCGAAGAGGCCGACAAGGTGCGCCGCGCGGGCACGAACCTCTGGATTATGGGCCCGGGCGGCACGTCCTTCGGCACCCCAATGAAGCCGCGCCCCGTCATCTCCCTGTGGCCGACCCTGATCCCGCGGGCCGCCGTCGAACAGAAAACCGAAATCCTGAAGGCCTAAGGAGGGCTCTGATGACGCTTCAAGTGAAAGACATCGCCTATGTGCGCTCCGGTGACAAGGGGGACGTGTGCAGCGTGGGACTGGTGGCCCGAGGACAGCATGAGTACGCGCAACTGCTCGCGAGCGTAAAGCCCGCCGACGTCAAGGCGCTTTACGGCGATTGGGTCCAGGGCGAGGTGGAGTGCCACCCCA
Proteins encoded in this region:
- a CDS encoding AtuA-related protein, which codes for MTLQVKDIAYVRSGDKGDVCSVGLVARGQHEYAQLLASVKPADVKALYGDWVQGEVECHPMDNIGAMMVIMRHALGGGATRTLRLDQTGKSLGHALLRLPVRDPS